Below is a genomic region from Pleuronectes platessa chromosome 18, fPlePla1.1, whole genome shotgun sequence.
taatctttttttttaaagaaaatatcccTCTGTACATGTTTGCTAAGGTATATAGGCCGATAAAGTGTatacatttatcattatttttacaAAACTAATATACTTTAAGGTTAGTTAGTCATTTGTTACTAACTTGGATGAACCTGTTGTTTTAGTGAGTGTGAGTAAAGTCCTTGAACTTCCTCTGACTGTATGATCTAATCTGTATGAATGGACAGTGCGTGGTCGATAAGCTACGTGTGCAAAAAGTGCTGGAGCAGATAAAAATAACACATGAATTATGTAATACGTGCAGAACTGATATCAGATGAAGGGTTTTCAATGGTGACGCAGGCTTCTAGTACAAGTTCACTTACACTTGATACAGTGAAGTATAACAGTACATTGTAAATTAACAATCACAGTTTAACCGTGTGGGTTCATATTAAAGTTGCAGCTTTTGCTTCCTGTTTTGACagtttagaagaagaagaatgaactAATCCAGGACTCTTTTCTCAAAACGTGTGTTTTTATAGACACAAATGTCCCAGGAAATGATTGAATCAGTAATTGATGATCTCCTactttaatctgtgtgtgtttttgtgtgtgtgtgtgctgtctgtgtAGTGTGATCTAACAGGTGGCGTTCACCAGCTGTTTGGCAATCACTCCATCCACGGGGAGGATGAAGCTGGAAGAGTCAGCCATAATGAAACCATCAGCGTCTCCCAGTTCAGCGACCTCGCCGCCGGCACCGTCCTCTACCTCACTTCTCCTGGCCCGGTCTGCGACGCGGTACTTGAGGGGGAGGTGGGGCGAGGAGACGGAGCATTTCCTCCACAGGGTCACACATCATGAAGAGCACGAGCATCTGGAGCACAAAGAGGGCAGGACGCAACATGACCACGAACACATAGACGGTCACCAATTAGACTCTGTGCTGGTAGAGCTCCGGCGCCACTATGAGCCGTCACCCAGTGAGGTAAGCTCTGGACAGCAGCAAAAGTTTGTAGGGCGCATACATCTGTCCACATGCGACTGTCCCctcattgcacacactcatggatatcATTCACCTTCACATGTCTGAATTTTAACTGTTATCTGCTGTAAAAGCTCAGTTTTATTTCACTCCACACGgacttttaaatgaaatttgTACAGCAGCCAGCGCGCAAATGCAGAGCAACGGTAGTTTTTCTCCCTTGCAGTATTTATTACTCAATATATCTTATCATATTGGGTGATGCCTGCTGGGGCCGACCTACGAGGCTTTGCCCTGCACTCAGCCACATCACCATGGCACATGAAAGAGAGTTAAACTGGGAAGTCATCCCCACTGAAGTGAACAATTGAATGCAAAGATTACTCTTGATCAAACTTTTCCAGTATTTAGTTTTACCATGACATTAATATGAGGCCTCACAGTGGTTAACACAGCGGTTAACTTGACTTCACAGTCCTCCAGAAGCTTTCGGGAAGAGTTTAAAATTAGAGCAAATTTGAACAATTCTATAATAGTTGAGTTCATTAGTTAAAACTCTATCATaccttctctctttcctctccacccccccccccccagagctgTCTAACAGCCAGCGACATCATGGCAGAAGTCAACGCATCGTTACCAgaccagagacaggaagtgggcGCAGTTCTGGGCCAAGTCCTGTATCACGCTCTGCAAGGTCACTGCTTCGTCAGCGAGTCCCTGCCCGAGGAGAGCTTCTTCCTGGATTACATTGTGGGCCGTCTGGGGTCAGAGAACTTCACTGTTGGGGGTAAATGTCCTGCTCAAAAGAATATTGATCAAAAAACGTTTCAGTGGCAAGTTCAATTACTACTTAGACTATATCtacagaatgtatttattataattatgtgtATATGTTGTTCTGTTCAAAATGTATCTGTTGGTTGCACTGAAATATTAGAATTTTCTTAAATTATCAAcactgttttttatatattggcCTTCTTTATGTTATCGGTCACATCATTGGTTCTTGTTGTAAATGTGCTGAACACCCACATGAATTTTATGGTGGTTTACATTTGTCCCCTGCAGATTTGGAGACCCTTATGAGGAGTCTTAACATTGGGACTGTAGACGAACATGGGCACGAACATGGGCACGAACCCCACGGGGACGAACCCCACGGGGACGCACACCAAGACAACGAACACCAAGAGGACGAACACGGTCATCATGATGACAGCGGGgcaagacggaggaggaggaggagcagccatGAGGGACATGGAGGAAACAGCACCTGGGATAAGGTGGAAACTACATTTCAACATTCAGTTCATCCGTTCATACGTGATCTTAGACAGGTGCACAGAATAAGAGAAAAGGTCATGAGTCGAAGTTTAAAAAGATGAACTCCTGCACCTTGTCAACATATTTTCGCTCAGTAAATACCTGATAAAAGTCTTTTGATTGCATCTAAACTGTAgttctttatatttctttatttttcccaGCGCTGTTTCTCGGCTGAGGAGCTGGTCCTGATCTTCGGCCTGGCTGCAAACAGCTCAGCCTCCTCGGGTCGGTCCGACGTGGCTCGGCTCAGCCCAGCGTTCGTCCAGCAGATACTGAGCGGAGCCTGCGCAGACATGACAGAACCAGTGAAACCAGATGAACTCACCAGGATGGAGAGTAAGTGTGTGGACTGGATTTTAACGAGGTGACGATGACTAGAAGCGATCCTGCCTCTCCGGTTTGAGATATTGGACGCACAAGTTGCAAACTTTGTGTAGATGATCCTGACATTTCTCTCTATTCTCACCTCTACTTATAGGATACCTCTATGCAACCCTCGCCAATGTGGTGATAACACTCACGTCCATGTTCGGCatcgtgctgctgctgtgtaccTCGTGTACCAGTATGTTCCAGCTTTGTGTCCAGTTTTGCATCAGCATGGCTGTAGGTTCACTGACTGGAGATGCCCTCTTGCACCTGTTACCCATGGTGAGTCATTTTTAGACCCATAATAAGAAGGTAAAAGActgcagaacaacaacaacaacaacaaaattatTCTTGTCAATTTTTGTGCTGCACATACTCAGCTGGACCTCGTCTTTTTTCAGTTTCTAGGTTTACACACTCACGCAGACAATGGCGGCGGCCACGATCACCAGGAAGAAACGCCAGAATACATTTACAAGATGCTGGTGGTGCTAGCCGGGATTTACTACTTTTACCTGATGGAAACCGTCTTCTCTCTGATCGCATACAGAGATAATCAcatccatcaccatcaccaGCACCATCACGCCGTAAGTCAAATAAAACACTTCGGATTAATGTATTCAAATTATTCAGAACATGATGCTGATAAGAATATGTATTTGGGCCGAACATGTTATTGACAAACCATTCTTTCTTTAAATTACCAACAAATCCCATTAAATTAAAGAGAGCTGTGACTTTTAAAGCATCGTCAATGAAAGTATGGGAACTCAATGGTAACAGCTCACAGGTAAATCTTGTTGAACTAGATTAtgaataatttgaaataaacataTGAATAAACATGAACAAATTAACCTTGAGGTCTCAATCTTTCTTGAATCTCCTTTGTTTTCAAAGATTTTATTCATACCAAAAATTTGGtagtgttttattttagttGAGCT
It encodes:
- the LOC128462182 gene encoding LOW QUALITY PROTEIN: zinc transporter ZIP4-like (The sequence of the model RefSeq protein was modified relative to this genomic sequence to represent the inferred CDS: deleted 1 base in 1 codon), which translates into the protein MTDVVAESDMMMGAMKTGHWTCDLTGGVHQLFGNHSIHGEDEAGRVSHNETISVSQFSDLAAGTVLYLTSPGPVCDAVLEGRWGEETEHFLHRVTHHEEHEHLEHKEGRTQHDHEHIDGHQLDSVLVELRRHYEPSPSESCLTASDIMAEVNASLPDQRQEVGAVLGQVLYHALQGHCFVSESLPEESFFLDYIVGRLGSENFTVGDLETLMRSLNIGTVDEHGHEHGHEPHGDEPHGDAHQDNEHQEDEHGHHDDSGARRRRRRSSHEGHGGNSTWDKRCFSAEELVLIFGLAANSSASSGRSDVARLSPAFVQQILSGACADMTEPVKPDELTRMERYLYATLANVVITLTSMFGIVLLLCTSCTSMFQLCVQFCISMAVGSLTGDALLHLLPMFLGLHTHADNGGGHDHQEETPEYIYKMLVVLAGIYYFYLMETVFSLIAYRDNHIHHHHQHHHAEESEPHHCDHGRVLEMYQQERKHRQEDKSASKVDLVAYEDNHKVRTREQRLLPYMITIGDGIHNFADGLAIGAAFSLSWKSGLATSLAVLCHELPHELGDFAILLHSGVSVRSALLLNLASAMTSFIGLYVALSVATNLATQQWIAAVTAGLFLYVGLADMLPTMVHISNKRPWLMFLLQNVGLLTGWGVLLLLSLYEERITF